One region of Vibrio pelagius genomic DNA includes:
- a CDS encoding DNA repair protein has translation MNIGLIIALVAILLVLVLGYNIMLQYKVKVETAKKQESSRYLTIIDGTEELIGNAHHMPFSQDLLVCLNTRILDSLENMYELDPKNKQLAQRIESVKQQITQLKENYQGGESTAFRVPSSDKQAIMMLKLVKRLRDTIRSEHNKGRFETQAYVAENARLETIQIRINIENVIKRANDSIARGQPGTAIQLLRKGIDALTTKNDPYSNQAREKLQEMLNELDQKRQDRNAQELQQMESKEREDDMDALFGQKKKW, from the coding sequence ATGAATATTGGTTTAATTATTGCCTTAGTAGCCATTCTTTTGGTGTTGGTATTGGGCTACAACATCATGCTTCAGTACAAAGTTAAGGTCGAAACAGCGAAGAAACAGGAATCTTCTCGTTATTTAACCATTATCGATGGAACGGAAGAACTGATTGGTAACGCGCATCACATGCCGTTTAGCCAAGACCTATTAGTGTGCTTAAACACACGCATCCTAGATTCGCTTGAAAACATGTATGAGTTGGATCCTAAAAACAAGCAACTAGCCCAACGCATCGAGAGCGTGAAACAGCAGATCACTCAGCTTAAAGAGAACTATCAGGGTGGTGAAAGTACCGCTTTCCGCGTCCCAAGCAGCGACAAGCAAGCCATCATGATGCTTAAATTAGTCAAGCGTCTACGCGACACAATTCGCAGCGAACACAACAAGGGGCGTTTTGAAACTCAAGCGTACGTCGCAGAGAATGCTCGCCTCGAAACAATTCAAATTCGCATCAACATCGAAAACGTCATTAAACGTGCTAACGACTCCATTGCTCGCGGCCAACCTGGTACAGCAATTCAACTGCTGCGCAAAGGTATCGACGCACTGACCACGAAAAATGACCCATATTCAAATCAGGCTCGTGAGAAGTTACAAGAGATGCTGAATGAACTTGATCAGAAACGCCAAGATCGCAACGCTCAAGAACTTCAACAGATGGAGTCCAAAGAACGCGAAGACGATATGGATGCGCTATTTGGACAAAAGAAGAAGTGGTAA